TAAAGCTACAGATAATAAGTAATGATTAACAGACCAAATCTACGGCAATCTGAAGCGGGTGGTCGACGCCAAAGGCGAACAGATTGTGACAAGTTATTTCCCGGAAGACCGGGTGCAGGATGTGCAGTACCTGACAGCGGGAGGAATTGCGCCTGATCTGGGCTGTGTCGGGGAAGTGTTGAGTTATGACGGAGAAGGTAACCTGCAGGGCGTGCGGGAGCAGGTCCGACTGGCGGGGTTTGGACAGGTCGAACGGCGCTATGGAATGAGCTATGACCGGCGGGACCGGCTGGTGGTGGAGTGGCGAGACTCGGCGCTGGAACCACCCGAGAACCCACGGCGGCGGCAGGTGGCGTACGGCTACGATGCGGCGGACAACGTGACGCTGGTCAAGGATGACGGGGTAACCTCGGTCACCTATCGGTATGATGAACAAAACTGGCTGGAACAAGCCACGCTGGCCAATGGGGTGACGGTCAATTACGGCTGGCAACCCAACGGGTTGGTGGAATCGGTGACCTACAGCAACGGGATGAGCCGAAGCTTTGGGTACGACCAGGCGAATCGGGTGAAACTGGTCGAGAACCGGGCGAATGGGTTGAGCGAACGGTTTGAGTATGACTACGACCTGAACGGCAACCGGAGCACAGAACGGAGGTATCGGGAAGGGACATTGCTGCGAGCACTGACCTTTGGCTACGACCTGCTGGACCGGATGCAGACGGTGACGGATGGAACCCGATCCATCAGTTACAGTTATGATGATGTTGGCAACCGGTTGACGGAGACGGGAACCCGGCTGGATGGAACAACGGTCAGTTATACCTATCGCTATGATGGAGCGAACCGGCTGCAGGACATCCAGGATGGAACGGGAACAGTGATCGCAAGTTACGGTCACGACGCCAACGGAAACATCACCTCCATCACGCGCGGAAACGAAAGCTGGAGTTACGACTACGACGTCCGGGAACAGATGGTCAAAGCCAGCCGGACAGTGACCCAGACCCAGCCTGAAACCGAAGCCGGGTATTACAGCTATGATTTCGGAAAACGGAGAGTCGGACGCAAGTGGGACGCTGACGGCTGGACGTGGTCGGTGTATGGCCAGGACAGCGTAGTTTCAGAGTACGACTCCACTGGAAATCAGCAAAACCGGTATGAATACGCCGGAGGAACAGTTGTCCGGGGCGAGCAGGATGGATACTACTTCAGCGATGCCCAGGGTTCGGTGACCTTTGTCGCCGGGACAGAACCGCAAGTCACCCGAACGGAATATGATCCGTGGGGAGTGATCCTGTCGGGAGCAAGAGACGGAAGCACGATCAGCTACACCGGCCAGTGGCGGGATGACCAGACCGGGTTGATGCCGCTTGGCAACGGAGAGCGGTACTACGATCCGTTGTTGGGCAGATTCATCCAGGAAGACAGCTTTGCCGGGATGTACACGCTCCCGCAAAGCCTGAATCGCTACATTTATGGTCACGATAATCCGCTCTTGTATGTTGATCCGACTGGAATGGCGGCTGAAATGGCGGCTCGCGGGGAAACTCACGAATTGTTCGTCCATTTGAGCAACCAGTCGGGGTTCTGGAATCAGGTTGGCGGATGGGGTGGACTGACGCTTTATGAAGTTGCCAATACCATTACCTTGGGAGCTGTTGAACGCGAGGACCGGACCTGGACCGCTTTTGGAAGTGGGAAAATCAGTGGTGGCGAAGCGGTTTTCCGGTCAGTCGCCAATATTTCCCTCAGCACCGTTCATTTGGTTGCCGCCGCTGCCACTGGT
The window above is part of the Acidobacteriota bacterium genome. Proteins encoded here:
- a CDS encoding Hint domain-containing protein, which codes for MVDAKGEQIVTSYFPEDRVQDVQYLTAGGIAPDLGCVGEVLSYDGEGNLQGVREQVRLAGFGQVERRYGMSYDRRDRLVVEWRDSALEPPENPRRRQVAYGYDAADNVTLVKDDGVTSVTYRYDEQNWLEQATLANGVTVNYGWQPNGLVESVTYSNGMSRSFGYDQANRVKLVENRANGLSERFEYDYDLNGNRSTERRYREGTLLRALTFGYDLLDRMQTVTDGTRSISYSYDDVGNRLTETGTRLDGTTVSYTYRYDGANRLQDIQDGTGTVIASYGHDANGNITSITRGNESWSYDYDVREQMVKASRTVTQTQPETEAGYYSYDFGKRRVGRKWDADGWTWSVYGQDSVVSEYDSTGNQQNRYEYAGGTVVRGEQDGYYFSDAQGSVTFVAGTEPQVTRTEYDPWGVILSGARDGSTISYTGQWRDDQTGLMPLGNGERYYDPLLGRFIQEDSFAGMYTLPQSLNRYIYGHDNPLLYVDPTGMAAEMAARGETHELFVHLSNQSGFWNQVGGWGGLTLYEVANTITLGAVEREDRTWTAFGSGKISGGEAVFRSVANISLSTVHLVAAAATGGTSLLAEAGIFAGLTAVQQFGIENYEIAYEGRQSLSSLQDYVVNAAFAGGMTIGLGFVGRVANQARVMSQAKTIKEGVEVPHGMLDLLTGAAKKVVHQELALMAQELQPLRQFASRMSPGRQLDIAVEGGAGKANKARREIGCGLKLCFAAGTPVQTRDGQRNIEDLRVGDEVLSYNEQTGQTEYQPITALYAHQNALVLNVTVEGEPEPLKVTPEHPFLAYRARNDLSSEESDPDSQSNGEWIEAGHLKVGDQLRIATGTWATITDIKAGGSVEWAYNFEVAGNHTYFVGRLAVIAHNSGEECDDIVAEILKPGTPEHKAQRWKDYQERMKNNQKALSYEKWSNVYDANMKNATIPLQREVEYRTAFSGKNKMLNTPHGQRQIDIYVEEDKYLGQLKTGYEYLNEALKGSPLSK